The DNA region ACGAAACTGGCGAACTGGTCTATACAGGCGACAACGTGATGATGGGCTATGCGCTCAGTGCTGAAGACCTATCACGCGGCTATGATCTCACAGAATTACGAACAGGAGACCTGGCGCGTCGAACCAGCAATGGACTTTACTATATTGTTGGCCGGAAAAAGCGCTTTGTGAAGCTATACGGATTGCGCATCAGTCTGGATGAGGTTGATGGCTGGTTACTTGATCATGGCTACAGTGCCGTCAGCACAGGTCGCAATGATACCTTGTGGATCCTGACTACCACGGCGACCAGTGTACCCCTCATTCGCGAGTCGGTTGCAGATTGGTTGGGTTTACCTGCAGCTTCAATTCATGTTGGTGTGATAGAAGCGATCCCCCGGAAAGCAAATGGCAAGATTGATTTCAGGGAAGTCAGCCGTTTGGCTGACCAGGAGGCTCAAAAACTGGATGCGGCGATCGTGGCTCAGGCTAGAAAAGCGCCCCAAAATACCGTTCGAGATATCTTTGCTGCACGTTTCCCCAACCAGGAGATTACACCAGGGTCGTCTTTCATCACCCTTGGCGGTACATCCTTAGACTATATCGACATGATGATCGAACTGGAAAAGCGTGTCAGTAACTTGCCGCCAAACTGGTATGAGCTAAGCCTTCGTGACCTGGAGCAGCAGCAAGGGAAGAGTCGTTTCTGGCAAAAAATTGAGCCACAAATCTTCCTGCGATGCCTTGCAATTTCGCTGATCGTGATCGGGCACCTCACGGACTTCGATTACGGGGGAACAGGTGCTGTCCTATTGTTGATGATTGCGGGCTTTAATTTTTCCCGATTCCAACTTCCCAATATTATCGCCACAGGATCACCTCGACCAGTGTTAGCACTAGCTGCAACCATTGCAATTCCAACTATTGCCTATCTGCTGATCGAGCAGACAGTGTTCCATAAGCTGCATTTTCCATCCCTACTCCTATTCTCTAATCTGATTCAGGCCAATGCCAATCAGGGTCTTTCCTATTGGTTTATTGAAGTCTATATACAAATCCTATTGATTGGGGCATTGGCAATCAGCTTAATCCCTAAGAAGTACATATCTAATACCCGTCAGGAAACTATTGTTCTTGGCCTGATAGTACTTTCCCTATTGCTGAACCAGCTTGGCCCTGTAGTTTGGGATACTACGCTATTGTATAACCGAGTACCTCACAGCTTGTTTTGGTTCTTTGCCTTCGGCATCGGTGCTCAGACGTTTAGAGATCCATTGTCCAAATTAATTTTATCAGTAACTTTTCTTGCTGCGGTCACACTCAACTTTGGCATGGAAACTCCCTATCGAATTCTCACCTATGGTGGTTTATTGCTGATCTGGCTCCCCTGGATCAAGGTGCCAACCATGTTGAAATCGCCCATCTCTCAGGTTGCCAGCGCCTCCTTGTTCATCTATCTGTCTCACTTCCAGTTCCATTCACTGAGTGAGAAAATTTTTGGCAACCATACCTGGATAGGTGTAATTTTTGCTCTTGTTGGCGGGGCTATTACCTGGAAACTTTATCTTGTCTGCTGGTCTCACTTAGTAAGCATCCAACCGAGACGCATTGGTACTAAACCAAGAACACAGACAAAAGTTACTTCAGCAGTTGAGCAACCGCAGGAACGGGAGAAAGTTTTGATCAACAAATAAGCCATTAAAGCCTTCATGAACTATAGCGACATGAGTTTGCATCTGGAGTTAAATTTGTAGTCTTTTGGTAAATCCATAATGAAATTCCTGAATCAGGTTTATTTATGACAACAACACCTAGTATCCAAACACATGCCGCTATAAACGTATGCAAAAAGGCCAATTTTCTCTACTACATTCACAACTTTCGTGGCTTTGCAATTTTAGCGATCGTCGCTCATCATGTAATTATTTCTCTAGAGTGGAAGAATTCAGGCATCGAAGATATCGTTTTGCTCTTGATTGGCAATGGCTCTGTTTACTTTGTCTTTATTGCGGGCTTCTTATTCCAGTTTCTTTCCTCAAAATATGAATACAAGAGCTATAGCAGCCCTAAATCAGTCGTGAGAGAAGAGGAAGTTGTGAGAGGCTTTCCCTGCGGAAAATCTCTCACAATCCAGATAGGATTGCTATATTTATTCAAAAAACTCCAATATGTCATAGCCCCTTATATTCTTGTCTCTCTCCCTGCAATTCTATTAACAGTCTTGGAAAGTTCTTTATTTAGCGCCCCAGACTGGTTTATCACGAAATTTTCTGGTTGGCCGCTTGCTGGCCAAATTGTGATGTATCTTCTGACAGGCTCATTACTGAGCCAGTTCTGGTTCATTCCCATGATCACAATTTTTTATCTAGTTTCACCATTGCTGATCTGGGTTGATAGACATCCGCGATTTTATTGGATCCTGCCGGCATTGCTCGTGATAACAGCGATCGTGCCTCGCCCTGAAGAGAGCAACGCGATTCAATCGTTCCTTCACTTTGCCTCTATCTATGTAGGAGGTATGTTTTGTTCACACTATCGAGAAAAACTGCTTCCCCTGATTCAAAAAAGGTACTTACTATTTCTCAGTTTAGTTGTGCTGCTGAGTGGCCTTCAATACTGGTTCAAGCCTGATTTAGAAACGTTCAATTCGCTCGCTAAACTGGTACTTTCTCTACTGATTATGTGTTTCTTATGGGCTAAAGAATCTCAGCTACCACAAATTTTTAACCGCTCTATGGGGTTTGTCGCAGAGCTAAGTTTTGGAATTTATTTCTTACATGAGTACTTCATCGTCCTACTTCCTGGCGTTGAAAAAAGATTAGGGCTAAACAACTTCCCTACTAAGGCTAATTTATTGAGCTTTTTACTGAATTATCTGGTGGTACTCGGTGCCAGTATCGGTACTATTTTAATTATCAAAAAAATTCTGGGGAAAAATAGCCGTTTCCTGGTGGGTTGTTAGAGCAATCCATCATTTCCATCAGCCGACCAGCAATTTACACCGCTGGTAATAATCCCCGTTCTGCTAACCATTGCCGATTGAATAGCTTGGATTGATAGCGGCTGCCACCATCACACAAGACGGTGACGATCGTATGGCCGGGGCCTAATTGCTTGGCAAGGGCGATCGCGGCCCCGACATTAATGCCCACCGAGCCGCCCATAAATAACCCATCTTTTTTCAGGAGTTGATAGACCACCCGCACGGCTTCATGATCATCTACCCGAATAGCATCATCTGCTGGGGCACCCTGCATATTGCTGGTAATCCGACTGCTGCCAATTCCTTCTGTAATCGAGCTTCCTTCCAGGACAATGTTGCCCGTTTTGACATAGCTATACAGGCCACTTCCCATCGGATCCGCGACGACACAGCGGATATTGGGATTTTTGGACTTGAGAAACAGAGCAACCCCGGCATAAGTGCCTCCAGTTCCCGTAGCCGTCACCCAGGCATCAATTTTGCCATCAGTTTGTGCCCAAATTTCAGGACCAGTGGTTTCATAGTGGGCACGGCGATTTGAAAGATTATCGAACTGGTTGGCCCAGATGGCATTCTCCATTTCTGAGGCAATCCGTCCAGAAAGTTTCACGTAGTTGTTGGGATCCTTGTAGGGTACTGCCGGAACTGTGCGAACTTCTGCTCCCAGCGTTTTCAACAAATCAATTTTCTCCTGAGATTGTGTCTCTGGAATAATGATCAAACACTTATAGCCCTTGGCATTGCAAATGTGGGTCAGGCCAATGCCGGTATTGCCTGCCGTTCCTTCGACAACGGTGCCTCCGGGTTTCAATAGTCCTTGAGTTTCCGCATCCTGGATAATGTAGAGCGCTGCCCGGTCTTTGACAGAACCACCGGGATTCATAAATTCGGCTTTTCCCAGAATTTCACACCCTGTCTCGTCACTGAAGCTATTGAGCCGAATCAAGGGAGTATTGCCAACCGCTCCTACAAATCCATTTTTAATGTCCATCGCAACTCCCCTACTCAAATCTGACTCAAATCTGACAGATAATCTGCCCAGAATTCTGTTCACTGCTTCTGCCTTCTGTATCCAGGCATAACAGCTATAGAGCTAAATAACAGAGTAAGCTGTAACAGGATATTTGCAAAAATTTGCGTAGGCTCTATTTCTTTCACCTTTCTTAATCTTTTCAGCTTCCCCTACCCTCACAACTCTTCGATGCAACCCACTGACACCGATCGCACCTTACGTACTTCTGAAGACTATCCCATTCATGTGGACTTTTTACCGAAACGGGTCGTGCCCCTCTCTGGTCTACTGGGGATGACGATCGCCCCTGGAAAATGCAACCAGGGAATGCGCTTTCATTGGTGCCGGAATCTATCTCTGGATCTGGCACGGTTGCGGCATGATTACGGCACGAATTTGCTGGTGACGCTATTAGAAGCGGAAGAAATGGTAGACCTGCAAATTGCCAATTTGCTACAAGCCGTTCCCACTTATGGCATGAAATCCCGCTGGTTCCCTATTCCTGATTTTGGAACTCCCGCCTCGATGACTGGCTTGAGCCAACTGGTCGAGGATATTTTGGCCACCCTGGAGGGAGGACGAACAACGGTAGTTCACTGTCGTGCGGGTCTGGGTCGGACTGGCTTAGTTGTTGCATCCTGTCTGGTGGCACTGGGTTATTCTCCGGAGGAGGCATTTGCCCAAGTACGCAGTGCTCGCCCTGGCAGTGTGGAAACCCTGGAGCAGGAAGCCTATGTGCATCAGTTTGCGACAGCCTGGAAGCGGGATAGAAACTTTTCCCAGCCCCCCAAGTCACGCTAAAGCGAAACTACGGTTCTGATCTGAAACAAGGTTTAGAATCAAGTCTGTGGCATTTCTGATGTAAAGCCAGTGATGAACTTCCTTTCTTCTCTCCTGATCCCGGCCTTTCAGTTTACCTCCCCTGGCCCGGAAATCCCCTTCCTGCAATGGGGATCGTTTTCGATCCGCTGGTATGGGTTCTTGATTGCCTCGGCGGTGCTAATTGGCGTGACGCTCTCCCAATACCTGGCCCGTCAACGGCGAGTCAATCCTGAGTTGGTCAGTGATCTGGCGATCTGGATGGTGATCGGGGCAATTCCTTTAGCCAGACTGTACTACGTCGCGTTCCAGTGGCAGGA from Leptodesmis sichuanensis A121 includes:
- a CDS encoding AMP-binding protein, whose amino-acid sequence is MFESFSHFHDRLAILTEDGLRISYEELDRLIEEFKSRFSAGRGVALIECENSLNSIVAYLSALRAGCPALLVASKQPEVNQKLRTQFSALYYVDPVANQVTIHPSGAAIQLHPDLAVILSTSGSTGTAKSIRLSYKALEANARSIVEYLTIHADDRAPTTLPMYYSYGLSVINSHLLAGATLVVTQKSVAEPEFWQLFDENRCTSFAGVPHSYALIEKSGVKTADRKTLRYATQAGGRLEPNRVKALAEQSQKEGWQFFVMYGQTEATARMAYLPPDQALANPHCIGIPIPGGKFRLINDQGDEIENPDETGELVYTGDNVMMGYALSAEDLSRGYDLTELRTGDLARRTSNGLYYIVGRKKRFVKLYGLRISLDEVDGWLLDHGYSAVSTGRNDTLWILTTTATSVPLIRESVADWLGLPAASIHVGVIEAIPRKANGKIDFREVSRLADQEAQKLDAAIVAQARKAPQNTVRDIFAARFPNQEITPGSSFITLGGTSLDYIDMMIELEKRVSNLPPNWYELSLRDLEQQQGKSRFWQKIEPQIFLRCLAISLIVIGHLTDFDYGGTGAVLLLMIAGFNFSRFQLPNIIATGSPRPVLALAATIAIPTIAYLLIEQTVFHKLHFPSLLLFSNLIQANANQGLSYWFIEVYIQILLIGALAISLIPKKYISNTRQETIVLGLIVLSLLLNQLGPVVWDTTLLYNRVPHSLFWFFAFGIGAQTFRDPLSKLILSVTFLAAVTLNFGMETPYRILTYGGLLLIWLPWIKVPTMLKSPISQVASASLFIYLSHFQFHSLSEKIFGNHTWIGVIFALVGGAITWKLYLVCWSHLVSIQPRRIGTKPRTQTKVTSAVEQPQEREKVLINK
- a CDS encoding acyltransferase family protein gives rise to the protein MTTTPSIQTHAAINVCKKANFLYYIHNFRGFAILAIVAHHVIISLEWKNSGIEDIVLLLIGNGSVYFVFIAGFLFQFLSSKYEYKSYSSPKSVVREEEVVRGFPCGKSLTIQIGLLYLFKKLQYVIAPYILVSLPAILLTVLESSLFSAPDWFITKFSGWPLAGQIVMYLLTGSLLSQFWFIPMITIFYLVSPLLIWVDRHPRFYWILPALLVITAIVPRPEESNAIQSFLHFASIYVGGMFCSHYREKLLPLIQKRYLLFLSLVVLLSGLQYWFKPDLETFNSLAKLVLSLLIMCFLWAKESQLPQIFNRSMGFVAELSFGIYFLHEYFIVLLPGVEKRLGLNNFPTKANLLSFLLNYLVVLGASIGTILIIKKILGKNSRFLVGC
- a CDS encoding cysteine synthase A, with protein sequence MDIKNGFVGAVGNTPLIRLNSFSDETGCEILGKAEFMNPGGSVKDRAALYIIQDAETQGLLKPGGTVVEGTAGNTGIGLTHICNAKGYKCLIIIPETQSQEKIDLLKTLGAEVRTVPAVPYKDPNNYVKLSGRIASEMENAIWANQFDNLSNRRAHYETTGPEIWAQTDGKIDAWVTATGTGGTYAGVALFLKSKNPNIRCVVADPMGSGLYSYVKTGNIVLEGSSITEGIGSSRITSNMQGAPADDAIRVDDHEAVRVVYQLLKKDGLFMGGSVGINVGAAIALAKQLGPGHTIVTVLCDGGSRYQSKLFNRQWLAERGLLPAV
- a CDS encoding cyclin-dependent kinase inhibitor 3 family protein; this encodes MQPTDTDRTLRTSEDYPIHVDFLPKRVVPLSGLLGMTIAPGKCNQGMRFHWCRNLSLDLARLRHDYGTNLLVTLLEAEEMVDLQIANLLQAVPTYGMKSRWFPIPDFGTPASMTGLSQLVEDILATLEGGRTTVVHCRAGLGRTGLVVASCLVALGYSPEEAFAQVRSARPGSVETLEQEAYVHQFATAWKRDRNFSQPPKSR